One genomic segment of Falco peregrinus isolate bFalPer1 chromosome 7, bFalPer1.pri, whole genome shotgun sequence includes these proteins:
- the CFAP206 gene encoding cilia- and flagella-associated protein 206 — MACRRAGTRIGDIVREIRQECATRGHAASETLVAFVVKAVVLDPGNDFNVDQTFTKKDVQDLIQLCVTKLLDTTNPSLSTMKMQVYFDTNYANRAELLSEQHRVLEGRLAPVVRDITDSHPRVQEEMENVYRKIVSYVLLSSGLGSPTDIEVVREVTAALQSVFPQTEVITFTSLSKKSKEQQLKNLAMLVTGIQLYNKECGKGGSSIDDLPAILSEAIPSATWMVDEGLNTCHTLAHQYTALLESMLEDPHRYLQLSAFKLKEALFHVRQYEAFLCILLSDAITSAQEVEKMKVQFATTMEQLKNTVQNKVSTDTKEVFPLFVALSNLWTSFQDEMLLLSFLTNMTNNLQQFLEIHSQLFTEEVLTSLLEGVTVKSDEERIRETMGTRVNVSDFKNQEWLFPETTDNFDQLLIQYHGFCAHAIGVKGLTLPGNPAIGILKHKERCYVFSSKEAAYIFAQDPEKFIQLNIEKAKEHIELIQLLELHHQFEYLAPYAQARNADKYLMKPTTKCDSSTQTDTHILPPTIVTSYEWNEWELRRKALKLANLRRKITHAMQTDLSHMRRENSTQVYLPKDVSTQTKRDNSSNVPRPQIFLKGLRGGSTPTTHMVKVDLTRAADET, encoded by the exons GTGAAAGCTGTTGTTTTAGATCCAGGAAATGACTTTAATGTGGATCAAACCTTTACAAAAAAAGATGTGCAAGATCTTATCCAG CTCTGTGTTACCAAACTGCTTGACACAACAAACCCATCCCTGAGCACAATGAAGATGCAAGTTTACTTTGATACGAACTATGCAAACCGAG CTGAATTACTCAGTGAGCAGCACCGTGTTCTGGAGGGAAGGCTGGCTCCTGTGGTCAGAGATATCACAGATAGTCATCCTCGTGTgcaagaagaaatggagaatgTGTATCGAAAGATTGTTAGCTATGTGCTGCTAAGCTCTGGCCTGGGATCCCCAACAGATATTGAGGTTGTCAGGGAGGTAACAG CTGCCCTGCAGAGTGTATTCCCTCAGACAGAGGTGATTACTTTCACCTCCCTCAGTAAGAAGAGCAAAgagcaacagctgaaaaatcttGCCATGCTAGTCACAGGAATTCAGTTGTACAACAAGGAATGCGGGAAAGGAGGAAGCAGCATTGATGACT TGCCAGCCATTCTGAGTGAAGCCATTCCATCAGCTACATGGATGGTCGATGAAGGTCTTAATACTTGCCATACACTAGCCCACCAGTACACAGCTCTGTTGGAATCCATGCTGGAAGACCCACACAGATACCTGCAGCTTagtgcttttaaattaaaagaagcaCTGTTCCATGTGAGACAATATGAGGCTTTCCTTTGCATCCTTCTG tctGATGCAATTACAAGTGCTCAAGAAGTTGAAAAGATGAAGGTGCAGTTTGCAACAACAATGGAGCAGTTGAAAAACACAGTGCAGAATAAGGTTTCCACAGATACCAAAGAAGTTTTT ccTCTCTTTGTTGCACTTTCTAACCTCTGGACCAGCTTTCAGGATGAGATGCTACTGCTAAGCTTCCTCACAAATATGACTAACAATCTGCAACAGTTCTTGGAAATCCACTCACAGCTTTTTACTGAGGAAGTACTAACATCTCTTCTGGAAGGAGTGACTGTGAAAAGTGATGAGGAAAGGATACGAGAAACCATGG GAACCAGAGTGAATGTTTCTGATTTTAAGAACCAAGAATGGCTTTTTCCAGAGACTACTGATAATTTTGATCAGTTGCTAATCCAGTACCATGGTTTCTGTGCACACGCAATTGGTGTGAAAGGCCTCACCCTCCCAG gaAATCCTGCTATTGGGATTTTGAAGCACAAGGAGAGATGTTATGTGTTCAGTTCCAAAGAAGCTGCATACATCTTTGCTCAAGATCCAGAGAAGTTCATTCAACTGAatatagaaaaagcaaaagaacataTAGAGCTAATTCAACTGCTCGAGCTTCATCATCAGTTTGAATACCTTGCTCCGTATGCACAG GCCAGAAATGCAGACAAATATTTGATGAAACCAACCACAAAATGTGACAGTAGCACTCAAACTGATACTCATATCTTGCCTCCAACTATTGTGACATCCTACGAATGGAATGAATGGgaactgagaagaaaagctCTAAAATTG GCCAATTTGCGACGCAAAATAACTCATGCCATGCAGACTGATCTCAGCCATATGAGAAGAGAGAACTCCACCCAAGTGTACTTGCCCAAAGATGTTAGCACTCAGACTAAGCGTGACAACTCAAGCAATGTACCCAGACCACAGATTTTCCTGAAAGGTCTCCGAGGAGGATCCACTCCTACTACTCATATGGTCAAAGTAGACTTGACAAGAGCAGCAGATGAAACCTAA